The uncultured Hyphomonas sp. genome includes a region encoding these proteins:
- a CDS encoding nucleotidyltransferase family protein produces the protein MSVPVPHTAMVLAAGLGTRMRPLTDDCPKPLINVRGKALIDRMLDPLVAAGVQRAIVNVHYLADQVEAHVKSRTDIEIILSDERGEVLETGGALAKARPLLGDDPILVANTDAFWEPSGADPVEALAEAFDPAAMDALLLVADTGRTLGFGGHGDFFRHEDGSMTRRGDAATAPYAFCGLRIIKPQLYDNEPIERFSALRVWAPLLEQRRLHGVALDRFWLHVGDPQALKDAEMWLACHGG, from the coding sequence ATGAGCGTGCCAGTTCCGCACACTGCCATGGTGCTCGCCGCCGGTCTTGGCACACGTATGCGCCCGCTGACGGATGACTGTCCGAAGCCTTTGATCAATGTGCGCGGCAAGGCGCTGATCGACCGGATGCTGGACCCGCTGGTTGCGGCGGGCGTGCAGCGCGCCATCGTCAACGTCCATTACCTGGCGGACCAGGTCGAAGCGCATGTGAAATCCCGCACGGATATCGAGATCATCCTCTCCGATGAGCGGGGCGAAGTTCTGGAGACCGGCGGCGCGCTCGCCAAGGCGCGGCCACTGCTGGGCGACGATCCGATCCTTGTCGCCAACACGGATGCCTTCTGGGAACCGTCAGGCGCGGACCCCGTCGAGGCACTGGCAGAGGCGTTCGATCCTGCGGCGATGGATGCGCTGTTGCTCGTCGCCGATACGGGACGGACGCTGGGCTTTGGCGGCCATGGCGATTTCTTCCGGCACGAAGATGGCAGCATGACCCGCCGGGGTGACGCCGCGACCGCGCCTTATGCCTTCTGCGGCCTTCGCATCATCAAGCCTCAGCTCTATGACAACGAACCCATAGAACGCTTCTCGGCTCTCCGCGTCTGGGCGCCGCTGCTCGAGCAGAGACGGCTGCATGGTGTTGCACTGGACAGGTTCTGGCTGCATGTCGGAGATCCACAGGCGCTGAAGGACGCAGAAATGTGGCTGGCCTGCCATGGCGGATAG
- the tsaE gene encoding tRNA (adenosine(37)-N6)-threonylcarbamoyltransferase complex ATPase subunit type 1 TsaE, translated as MRLKNPNWCLPQGWNLFMTHASRFWPCISRPVTVQAVVNPWHELAQRHYMHEMTVILECPDETALRDVGAQVARLLQAGDVIALYGDLGAGKTTFSRGLIADYSRTMDVPSPTYTLVQLYESGPFPIWHFDLYRLKSPEEVVELGWDETQDGIALVEWPDRAGHYLPEWRLDVTIEILGEGRRVTLEPHGEGWQRRLHGF; from the coding sequence ATGCGTTTGAAAAATCCAAACTGGTGCCTCCCTCAAGGCTGGAATTTATTTATGACGCATGCGTCACGTTTTTGGCCTTGTATATCTAGGCCGGTTACAGTGCAAGCCGTCGTGAATCCATGGCACGAATTGGCGCAGCGCCATTATATGCATGAGATGACAGTGATTCTTGAATGTCCAGACGAGACTGCCTTGCGTGATGTAGGGGCACAAGTGGCCCGTTTGCTTCAGGCGGGCGATGTAATCGCCCTTTATGGAGATCTTGGGGCCGGGAAAACCACTTTCTCCCGGGGGCTTATCGCGGACTATAGCAGGACTATGGACGTACCAAGCCCGACTTACACGCTCGTACAGCTGTATGAATCCGGGCCATTTCCGATCTGGCATTTCGATCTCTATCGGTTGAAGTCTCCCGAAGAGGTCGTCGAGCTGGGCTGGGACGAAACGCAGGACGGCATTGCCCTCGTCGAGTGGCCGGACCGGGCGGGACACTACCTGCCGGAATGGCGCCTGGACGTGACCATCGAAATCCTTGGGGAGGGGCGGCGCGTGACACTGGAACCACATGGCGAAGGCTGGCAGAGACGACTCCATGGGTTTTGA
- a CDS encoding FAD-dependent oxidoreductase produces MDFSNASQIVLIGGGQAAAQAVQSLRMGGYTGKLVLVGDEPALPYQRPPLSKAYMKGEFAEERLFFKPAAWFEDNGVELILSTRATKIDRAAQIVELEHGAMLNYDALIICTGSRPRPLPVKGADLENVFDLRGLADVDRIQPNMVSGRRLVIIGAGYIGLEAAAVARQMGLEVTVLEMAERVLARVTSPTMSAFYEKEHRAQGATVLTGARLDYLEGEDGKVSAAVLADGTKLPADMVLAGIGILPNIELAKDAGLTIDNGIATDRDARTSDPRIFAAGDCASRPLVHYGHTGRLESVHNAIEQGKLAAAAILGKPRPPEDCPWFWSDQYDLKLQIAGLNQGHDEIVVRGNPDDRKFAVFYLRNGTLIAVDAVNSPPEFLASKKLIMTGAKVAPDMLKDTSISMKDIAAAAATA; encoded by the coding sequence TTGGATTTTTCAAACGCATCGCAGATCGTCTTGATCGGCGGCGGGCAAGCTGCCGCGCAAGCCGTACAGTCCCTGCGTATGGGAGGCTACACCGGCAAACTCGTGCTGGTGGGCGATGAGCCTGCCCTGCCTTACCAGCGTCCACCGCTGTCGAAAGCCTACATGAAGGGAGAGTTCGCCGAAGAGCGCCTCTTCTTCAAACCGGCCGCTTGGTTTGAAGACAATGGCGTCGAACTGATCCTTTCCACCCGCGCCACCAAAATCGACCGCGCTGCACAGATTGTCGAACTCGAACATGGCGCGATGCTGAACTATGACGCGCTGATCATTTGCACCGGCTCGCGCCCGCGCCCACTGCCTGTAAAGGGCGCAGACCTTGAAAACGTTTTTGATTTGCGTGGCTTGGCAGATGTCGACCGGATCCAGCCCAACATGGTATCCGGCCGCCGGCTGGTAATCATCGGCGCTGGGTATATCGGTCTGGAAGCTGCGGCTGTTGCCCGCCAGATGGGACTGGAAGTGACCGTCCTGGAAATGGCTGAACGTGTGTTGGCTCGCGTCACCAGCCCGACCATGAGTGCGTTCTACGAAAAGGAACACCGCGCACAGGGCGCCACGGTCCTGACCGGCGCCCGGCTGGACTATCTGGAAGGCGAAGACGGAAAGGTCAGCGCAGCGGTTCTGGCCGATGGCACGAAACTGCCGGCCGACATGGTGCTGGCGGGCATTGGAATTCTGCCGAATATCGAACTTGCGAAGGATGCCGGCCTCACGATCGACAACGGCATTGCCACCGATCGCGATGCCCGCACGTCCGATCCGCGGATCTTCGCAGCGGGTGACTGCGCCAGCCGGCCGCTCGTCCATTATGGCCACACAGGCCGTCTGGAAAGCGTCCATAATGCGATTGAACAGGGCAAACTCGCTGCTGCTGCGATCCTCGGCAAGCCGCGCCCGCCGGAAGACTGCCCATGGTTCTGGTCGGACCAGTACGACCTGAAACTGCAGATCGCCGGCCTGAACCAGGGCCACGATGAAATCGTTGTTCGCGGCAATCCGGATGACCGGAAGTTTGCCGTCTTCTACCTGCGGAATGGCACGCTGATTGCGGTCGACGCCGTGAACAGCCCGCCGGAATTCCTGGCGTCCAAGAAATTGATCATGACCGGCGCAAAGGTTGCACCAGACATGCTCAAGGATACATCCATCTCAATGAAAGACATCGCTGCGGCCGCCGCCACAGCCTAA
- a CDS encoding phosphotransferase: protein MGFDEAGRAADMNAFLARAGWDGAARFPLGQDASTRRYIRLVRPDGTRAMLMDAPNVEDSACPPEADDATRIAMGWNASTRLAASRVDAFVLIANYLRHRGFRAPEIIAHDSTHGFALIEDFGENREIARQIEAGGVDEHTAYVTAAGILAELHREEAPGVLSNGADVWPILDFDRLALVSNADLYADWLRAERGGGALEGAERAEWEKVRDQLIAQAMEFPRTFTLRDYHAENLLWLGNGEVGLLDFQDAVRGWDAWDMAMLTQDARRAVSPDVAEAAICHYLDNTGKSRDAFDERLAVIGALNALRIAGVFSRLQHRDGKPRYGLFQPRQLAILARNLSHPALKDMNAFVRRTTPFVFEGF, encoded by the coding sequence ATGGGTTTTGACGAAGCAGGCCGCGCGGCAGACATGAACGCCTTTCTGGCCCGTGCGGGCTGGGACGGCGCGGCGCGTTTCCCGCTTGGGCAGGATGCCTCCACCCGGCGCTATATCCGTCTCGTGCGGCCGGACGGGACGCGGGCGATGCTCATGGACGCGCCGAACGTCGAGGACAGCGCCTGTCCGCCGGAAGCTGATGACGCAACCCGTATCGCCATGGGCTGGAACGCCTCGACGCGCCTTGCGGCATCCCGGGTGGATGCGTTCGTCCTGATCGCCAATTATCTCCGCCATCGCGGGTTCCGGGCGCCGGAAATCATTGCACATGACAGTACGCACGGTTTCGCGCTGATCGAGGATTTCGGCGAGAACCGCGAAATCGCGCGTCAGATCGAGGCGGGCGGCGTCGACGAGCACACCGCCTATGTGACGGCTGCCGGCATTCTTGCCGAGCTGCACCGTGAAGAGGCGCCCGGCGTCCTTTCCAATGGCGCCGATGTCTGGCCGATCCTTGATTTCGACCGGTTGGCGCTGGTCTCAAATGCGGACCTCTACGCCGACTGGCTTCGCGCCGAGCGCGGCGGCGGCGCGCTGGAAGGCGCTGAACGGGCGGAGTGGGAAAAGGTACGCGACCAGCTGATCGCGCAGGCGATGGAATTTCCCCGCACCTTCACGCTGCGGGACTATCATGCCGAGAACCTGCTCTGGCTCGGCAATGGCGAAGTCGGCCTGCTGGATTTCCAGGACGCTGTACGCGGCTGGGACGCCTGGGACATGGCGATGCTGACGCAGGATGCCCGCCGGGCCGTCTCTCCGGATGTCGCCGAGGCCGCCATCTGCCACTACCTCGACAATACCGGAAAATCGCGCGACGCCTTTGACGAGCGTCTGGCCGTAATCGGCGCGCTCAACGCCTTGCGTATTGCCGGGGTGTTTTCCCGCCTGCAGCACCGCGATGGCAAGCCGCGCTACGGCCTGTTCCAGCCGCGCCAGCTGGCCATCCTTGCCCGAAATCTGTCACATCCCGCGCTTAAGGACATGAACGCCTTTGTGCGGCGGACGACACCTTTTGTTTTCGAGGGCTTCTGA
- the ychF gene encoding redox-regulated ATPase YchF, with amino-acid sequence MGFKCGIVGLPNVGKSTLFNALTQTAAAQAANYPFCTIEPNVGEVAVPEPRLAELAKVAGSKEIIPARMNFVDIAGLVEGASQGEGLGNKFLANIRETDAIIYVLRCFDNDDITHVRGTIDPVADFEVVETELMLADLESLEKRKQNVIKKANSGDKEAKAQVALIDLALNELKEGRPARRADVPKDDRKAWNMLQLLTSKPILFVANVDEASAATGNDYSKRVEERAKEEGAGCVVISAQIESELAMLDEPDRTEFLETLGLEEPGLTRLIHAGYDLLDLQTYFTVGPKEARAWTIRKGWTAPKAAGVIHGDFEKGFIRAETITFEDYVACDGEAGAKEAGKMRAEGKEYVVQDGDVMLFRFNV; translated from the coding sequence ATGGGCTTCAAATGCGGGATCGTGGGGCTGCCGAACGTTGGCAAATCCACGCTTTTCAATGCCCTGACACAGACTGCAGCGGCGCAGGCGGCGAACTATCCGTTCTGCACGATTGAGCCGAATGTCGGAGAAGTGGCCGTTCCGGAGCCACGCCTCGCCGAGCTGGCCAAGGTCGCAGGCTCGAAGGAAATCATTCCGGCGCGCATGAATTTCGTCGATATCGCCGGCCTCGTCGAAGGTGCGAGCCAGGGCGAAGGCCTTGGCAACAAGTTCCTGGCCAATATCCGCGAAACCGATGCGATCATCTATGTGCTGCGCTGCTTCGACAATGACGACATCACCCACGTTCGTGGCACGATTGATCCGGTCGCCGACTTCGAAGTGGTCGAAACCGAGCTGATGCTGGCAGACCTCGAAAGCCTCGAAAAGCGCAAGCAGAACGTCATCAAGAAAGCCAATTCCGGCGACAAGGAAGCCAAGGCGCAGGTTGCCCTCATCGACCTTGCCCTCAACGAGTTGAAAGAAGGCCGCCCTGCCCGCCGCGCCGATGTTCCAAAGGATGACCGCAAGGCCTGGAACATGCTGCAGCTGCTGACATCGAAGCCGATCCTGTTCGTCGCGAATGTGGACGAGGCCAGCGCGGCAACGGGGAATGACTACTCCAAACGCGTGGAAGAGCGCGCCAAAGAAGAAGGCGCCGGCTGTGTTGTCATTTCCGCCCAGATTGAATCGGAACTGGCCATGCTGGATGAACCGGACCGGACCGAGTTCCTCGAAACGCTGGGCCTCGAAGAGCCGGGCCTCACCCGCCTGATCCATGCCGGCTACGACTTGCTGGACCTGCAGACCTATTTCACCGTAGGCCCGAAGGAAGCCCGCGCCTGGACGATCCGTAAAGGCTGGACGGCGCCGAAGGCGGCTGGCGTCATCCACGGCGACTTCGAAAAAGGCTTCATCCGTGCCGAGACCATCACTTTCGAAGACTATGTCGCGTGTGATGGCGAAGCGGGCGCCAAGGAAGCCGGCAAGATGCGCGCCGAAGGCAAGGAGTACGTCGTTCAGGATGGCGACGTGATGCTGTTCCGGTTCAACGTCTGA
- a CDS encoding thioesterase family protein encodes MNYTDLIASIAFGADDSSRITVPEGWMQGRTTYGGLTAALCLKAALPLAGDRPLRSAQVAFVGPASGELVSVPTVLREGKNTAFISVRMTGPEGVVAECIFAFGTARESSLDFSNMVAPVVTLPDETQQFFPDDRRRPAFSHHFNVRLAKGGRPISGAPDGEIVLWLRHRDEMAPMDAVTLLSIADSPPPAAMSMMTVPGRISSMTWMAEFLTDDISTENGWFLAQHIAQTAQQGYSSQAMRLWNSKGEPMMVGRQTIAVFG; translated from the coding sequence ATGAACTATACTGATCTGATCGCCTCCATCGCCTTTGGCGCAGACGACTCTTCGCGCATCACCGTACCGGAAGGCTGGATGCAGGGCCGCACCACATATGGCGGACTGACGGCGGCCCTCTGCCTGAAGGCGGCGCTCCCGCTGGCGGGTGACCGCCCTCTGCGGTCGGCCCAGGTCGCCTTTGTCGGTCCCGCGTCCGGAGAACTTGTCTCCGTGCCGACCGTTCTGCGCGAAGGCAAGAACACGGCCTTTATCTCCGTCCGCATGACCGGACCGGAAGGCGTCGTCGCCGAATGCATTTTCGCTTTCGGAACGGCACGTGAATCCAGCCTCGACTTCTCCAACATGGTTGCGCCGGTCGTCACGCTGCCGGACGAGACACAGCAATTCTTCCCGGATGACCGCCGCCGACCCGCATTCTCTCATCACTTCAATGTGCGCCTGGCAAAAGGCGGACGCCCAATTAGTGGCGCGCCGGATGGTGAGATCGTGCTCTGGCTGCGTCACCGGGACGAAATGGCTCCCATGGACGCTGTGACCCTGCTGTCGATTGCGGACTCGCCACCGCCCGCGGCAATGTCGATGATGACCGTTCCCGGACGCATCAGCTCCATGACCTGGATGGCGGAATTCCTGACGGACGACATTTCGACGGAAAATGGCTGGTTCCTGGCCCAGCACATCGCCCAGACCGCGCAGCAAGGCTATTCCAGCCAGGCGATGCGGCTCTGGAACTCGAAAGGTGAGCCGATGATGGTCGGGCGCCAGACAATTGCGGTGTTCGGCTAG
- a CDS encoding helix-turn-helix domain-containing protein produces MAGSDGNSAAGDQDTYWVLRKDQLECMASTVRMDIVDHLVGNGEMSIKQLAVSMGRQPSSIYYHINMLVEAGLVVEAGTQVSNRRTEVLYATRAPRMRLQKALADPENFETIDRTVGAICRQAHRDFVQGLTHPDALLEGPDRNLGFFRLINRPSQESLREINGYIERIAEILWEERDMDQPLIAFAWTLTPLHDKAEGEE; encoded by the coding sequence ATGGCGGGATCAGACGGCAACAGCGCGGCAGGCGATCAGGACACCTATTGGGTCCTGCGGAAGGACCAGCTGGAATGCATGGCATCGACAGTGCGTATGGACATTGTCGACCACCTCGTTGGCAATGGCGAGATGTCGATCAAGCAGCTGGCTGTTTCGATGGGGCGGCAGCCTTCCTCGATTTACTATCACATCAATATGCTGGTGGAGGCCGGTCTGGTCGTCGAAGCTGGCACACAAGTTTCGAACCGCCGGACGGAAGTGCTCTACGCAACGCGCGCCCCGCGCATGCGCCTTCAGAAGGCTCTGGCAGATCCTGAAAATTTCGAAACCATCGACCGGACTGTCGGCGCCATTTGCCGGCAGGCGCACCGGGATTTTGTCCAGGGCCTGACCCACCCGGATGCGCTGCTGGAAGGTCCGGACCGAAATCTCGGCTTCTTCCGTCTGATCAACCGGCCGAGCCAGGAATCCCTCCGGGAAATCAATGGCTATATCGAACGGATCGCCGAAATCCTCTGGGAAGAGCGGGACATGGACCAGCCGCTCATCGCCTTCGCGTGGACGCTGACGCCGCTCCACGACAAGGCGGAGGGCGAGGAATAG
- a CDS encoding acyl-CoA dehydrogenase family protein, whose protein sequence is MKFELDEEHRMLADLVQRFVRDELMPLEGAVLEREASGQGAYLTAEERQKLDKVSKDLGLWSLDAPEDAGGMGMPHVALVAVNEALGSTVATYTLPPDSPNLRMLMTSVNEQQREAYLEPYARGETISAIGISEPGAGADPAGMITRAVRDGDDWIINGRKIWITRAAEADFTILMAITDKEKKARGGMSAFLVDRDTPGFNVLRRIPMLGGEFTYEVTLEDCRVPGWKLLGEEGQGFGPMQVRLGTRRMEMAAWCIGAAQRALDMMRDYAPQRKTFGHKLSERQSIQWWVADGAAKIHAARLMAYDCAWKIDQGRDVRTEISMIKFYATEMAQEIIDNAMQCFGAMGMTKEMPLHLFAGRIRNMRIYDGPSEVHRMVVARNLMDTRP, encoded by the coding sequence ATGAAGTTTGAACTGGACGAAGAGCACAGGATGCTTGCCGATCTCGTCCAGCGCTTCGTGCGGGACGAGCTGATGCCGCTTGAAGGCGCCGTGCTTGAGCGCGAAGCCAGCGGCCAGGGCGCCTACCTGACAGCCGAAGAACGCCAGAAACTGGACAAGGTTTCCAAGGATCTCGGCCTCTGGAGCCTCGATGCGCCGGAAGATGCCGGCGGCATGGGCATGCCCCACGTCGCGCTGGTGGCCGTAAACGAAGCGCTCGGCTCCACGGTCGCGACGTATACTCTGCCGCCGGACTCGCCGAACCTTCGTATGCTCATGACGAGCGTGAACGAACAGCAGCGCGAGGCTTATCTCGAACCCTACGCCCGCGGCGAAACCATTTCTGCCATCGGCATTTCCGAGCCAGGCGCCGGCGCCGACCCGGCAGGGATGATCACTCGGGCCGTGCGCGACGGGGATGACTGGATCATCAATGGCCGCAAGATCTGGATCACCCGGGCGGCTGAGGCCGACTTCACCATCCTGATGGCGATCACCGACAAGGAAAAGAAAGCGCGCGGCGGCATGTCAGCCTTTCTCGTCGACCGTGACACGCCGGGCTTCAATGTCCTGCGGCGGATCCCGATGCTGGGCGGTGAATTTACCTATGAAGTGACACTGGAAGACTGCCGGGTGCCGGGCTGGAAACTGCTCGGCGAAGAAGGTCAGGGATTTGGCCCGATGCAGGTTCGTCTTGGCACCCGCCGCATGGAAATGGCGGCCTGGTGTATCGGCGCGGCGCAGCGCGCGCTCGACATGATGCGGGACTATGCCCCCCAGCGGAAAACCTTCGGCCACAAACTGTCTGAGCGCCAGTCGATCCAATGGTGGGTGGCTGATGGTGCCGCCAAGATCCATGCAGCGCGCCTGATGGCATATGATTGCGCATGGAAGATCGACCAGGGCCGCGACGTGCGCACCGAAATCTCGATGATCAAATTCTACGCGACCGAAATGGCGCAGGAGATCATCGACAACGCCATGCAATGCTTCGGTGCGATGGGCATGACCAAGGAGATGCCTCTGCACCTGTTTGCCGGCCGGATCCGCAACATGCGCATCTATGACGGCCCATCAGAAGTGCACCGGATGGTCGTCGCCCGGAACCTGATGGACACCCGCCCATGA
- a CDS encoding 2Fe-2S iron-sulfur cluster-binding protein, translating into MPKITYIDHDGTERTVEAKNGESVMEAAIKNSIPGIDADCGGACACATCHVYVDTAFMDKVGEQQEMEKSMLDFAENVQENSRLSCQITISDELEGLRVTTPESQH; encoded by the coding sequence ATGCCGAAGATTACCTATATCGACCACGATGGAACCGAACGCACTGTCGAGGCGAAGAATGGCGAATCCGTAATGGAAGCCGCAATCAAGAACTCCATTCCCGGTATCGATGCGGACTGCGGCGGTGCCTGCGCCTGCGCAACCTGCCACGTCTATGTAGACACCGCCTTCATGGACAAGGTGGGCGAGCAGCAGGAAATGGAGAAGTCGATGCTCGATTTCGCCGAAAATGTTCAGGAGAACTCCCGCCTGTCCTGCCAGATTACCATTTCCGACGAACTTGAAGGCCTGCGCGTGACCACGCCGGAAAGCCAGCACTAA
- a CDS encoding enoyl-CoA hydratase/isomerase family protein, with protein MTHTITVRDVGHVTEIVFSNPPNNHANVALLREIGETLLALDEQPDCRAIVLASEGKAFCAGADLANDKAGGGVGGSGDDPVREFYDQALQIYAVKKPIVAAVQGAAVGAGLGLAVAADFRVAAPEARFVANFTRLAFHPGFALSATLPRLLGEQKAALMLLTSRRIKGDEAFTMGLADELVPLAEVRSAAHRLAAEIAEGGPLGIMSTRQTLRAGLYDTVRAALEHEHAEQWKLRATADHKEGILSVAERRPGRFTGK; from the coding sequence ATGACCCACACAATTACCGTGCGCGATGTCGGTCATGTGACCGAAATCGTGTTCTCCAATCCGCCCAACAACCATGCCAATGTGGCTCTGTTGCGCGAAATCGGGGAAACGCTTCTGGCGCTGGACGAACAACCGGACTGCCGGGCCATCGTGCTCGCCTCCGAAGGGAAAGCCTTCTGCGCCGGGGCGGACCTTGCGAACGACAAGGCGGGCGGAGGCGTTGGCGGATCGGGCGACGATCCGGTGCGGGAATTCTATGACCAGGCGCTCCAGATCTATGCGGTGAAGAAGCCGATCGTGGCCGCTGTCCAGGGCGCAGCGGTCGGCGCGGGCCTCGGCCTCGCCGTAGCGGCAGACTTCCGGGTCGCGGCGCCGGAAGCGCGTTTCGTCGCGAATTTCACGCGGCTTGCCTTTCATCCGGGATTCGCGCTCAGCGCCACACTGCCCCGCCTTCTCGGCGAACAGAAGGCGGCGCTGATGCTGCTGACTTCACGGCGCATCAAGGGTGACGAGGCCTTCACCATGGGCCTCGCGGACGAGCTGGTGCCGCTGGCCGAGGTTCGCAGCGCTGCCCATCGCCTTGCTGCGGAGATCGCCGAGGGCGGGCCGCTGGGCATCATGTCCACGCGCCAGACGCTGCGCGCGGGCCTCTATGACACTGTCCGAGCAGCACTTGAACATGAACATGCCGAACAATGGAAACTACGGGCGACGGCCGATCACAAGGAAGGCATCCTGTCGGTCGCAGAACGCCGCCCCGGGAGGTTCACGGGAAAATAG